The DNA window CGGTGACGACGGTGCCACGACCGGTGATCGTGAAGACGTCCTCGACCGGCATCAGGAACGGCTTGTCGGTCTCACGGACCGGAGTCGGGATCGACTCGTCGACCGCGGCCATCAGCTCGACGATCGACTCGGTCCACTTCGGGTCACCCTCGAGCGCCTTCAGACCGGAAACACGCACGACCGGCGCGTCCTCGTCGAACTCCTGGGCGGCCAGCAGTTCGCGGACCTCCATCTCGACGAGCTCGAGGATTTCCTCGTCATCGACCATGTCCGACTTGTTCAGCGCGACCAGGATGTAGGGCACGCCGACCTGACGGGCGAGCAGCACGTGCTCACGGGTCTGCGGCATCGGGCCGTCGGTCGCGGCGACCACCAGGATGGCACCGTCCATCTGCGCCGCACCGGTGATCATGTTCTTGATGTAGTCGGCGTGACCCGGGGCGTCGACGTGCGCGTAGTGGCGCTTCTCCGTCTGGTACTCGACGTGGGAGATGTTGATCGTGATACCACGAGCCTTCTCCTCCGGCGCCTTGTCGATCTGATCGAACGCGAACGCGGCGTTCAGATCCGGGTACTTGTCAGCCAGCACCTTGGTGATCGCTGCAGTCAGCGTGGTCTTGCCGTGGTCGACGTGACCGATGGTGCCGATGTTGACGTGCGGCTTCGTCCGCTCGAACTTCGCCTTCGCCACTTGGTGTCCTCCTGGACTTGTTGGTGCGTGCAGTTGCAGCAGTGCGGTTTACAAATGGGGGTCGTACTGACTCCCGGCGGAATTATTCGCCGGTCGCCTTGGCGATGATCTCCTTCGACACGTTGGCCGGAACCTCCGCGTACGAATCGAACACCATGGAGTAGTTCGCCCGGCCCTGGGTCTTCGACCGCAGGTCACCGATGTAACCGAACATCTCCGAGAGCGGAACCAGCGCCTTGACGACACGGGCACCACTGCGTTCCTCCATGGCCTGGATCTGGCCACGGCGGGAATTCAGGTCGCCGATCACATCGCCCATGTACTCCTCGGGCGTGATGACCTCGACCGCCATTAGCGGCTCGAGGATCACCGGACCGGCCTTACGGGCCGCTTCTTTCAGGGCCTGTGAGCCAGCGATCTTGAAGGCCATTTCCGACGAGTCGACATCGTGGTACGCGCCGTCGAGCAGGCTGACCTTCAGGTTCACCAGCGGGTAGCCCGCGAGCACACCGTACTGCATGGCATCCTGCGCACCGGCGTCCACCGAAGGGATGTACTCGCGCGGCACGCGACCGCCGGAAACCTTGTTCTCGAACTCGTAGGTCGCGCCGTCCTCGCCGACGAACGGCTCGAGGGCGATGATGACCTTCGCGAACTGGCCGGAGCCACCCGTCTGCTTCTTGTGGGTGAACTCGAGCTTCTCGACCTTCTTGGTGATGGTCTCGCGGTAGGCCACCTGCGGCTTGCCGACGTTCGCCTCGACCTTGAACTCGCGACGCATGCGGTCGACGAGGATATCGAGGTGCAGCTCGCCCATGCCGCCGATGACGGTCTGGCCGGTCTCCTGGTCGAGCTTGACCGAGAAGGTCGGGTCCTCTTCCGAGAGCCGCTGGATCGCGGTGCCCAGCTTCTCCTGGTCGGACTTGGTCTTCGGCTCGATGGAGACCTGAATGACCGGGTCCGGGAAGGTCATGGACTCGAGCACGATCTGGTTCTGCGGATCGCACAGGGTGTCACCGGTGGTGGTGTCCTTCAGGCCGATGACCGCGTAGATGTGGCCGGCCACGGCCTCGCTGACCGGGTTCTCCTTGTTGGAGTGCATCTGGAACAGCTTGCCCAGACGCTCCTTCTTACCCTTGGTCGAGTTGATGACCTGGGCGCCGGAGTCGACCTTGCCCGAGTACACGCGCACGTAGGTCAGCTTGCCGAAGAACGGGTGCACGGCGATCTTGAAGGCCAGACCGGCGAACGGCTCCGTGGCGCTCGCGTCGCGGTGGATGATCTCCTCTTCCTTGCCCGGGACGTGGCCGTCGGTGCCACCATCGTCCAGCGGGGTCGGCAGGTAGTCGATCACGGCGTCGAGCATGGGCTGCACGCCCTTGTTCTTGAACGCCGAACCACACAGGATCGGGTAGAGCTCGGAGTTGACCGTCAGCTTGCGGATCGCGCCCTTGATCTCCGCGATCGAAAGCTCCTCGCCGCCGAAGAACTTCTCCAGCAGCGCCTCGTCGGACTCGGCGACCGTCTCCATCAGTTCCTGGCGGTACTGCTCGGCCCGATCCTTGAGCTCGGCCGGAATCTCGACGACCTCGTACTGCTCGCCGAGCTTGGTCTCGCCCTTCCAGACCTTGGCGTTCATCTCGACCAGGTCGACGATGCCCTCGAAG is part of the Nocardia sp. NBC_00565 genome and encodes:
- the tuf gene encoding elongation factor Tu, whose translation is MAKAKFERTKPHVNIGTIGHVDHGKTTLTAAITKVLADKYPDLNAAFAFDQIDKAPEEKARGITINISHVEYQTEKRHYAHVDAPGHADYIKNMITGAAQMDGAILVVAATDGPMPQTREHVLLARQVGVPYILVALNKSDMVDDEEILELVEMEVRELLAAQEFDEDAPVVRVSGLKALEGDPKWTESIVELMAAVDESIPTPVRETDKPFLMPVEDVFTITGRGTVVTGRVERGVVNVNEEVEIVGIREKVTKTTITGIEMFRKLLDQGQAGDNVGLLVRGIKREDVERGQVVVKPGTTTPHTEFEGQAYILSKDEGGRHTPFFNNYRPQFYFRTTDVTGVVTLPEGTEMVMPGDNTEMSVKLIQPVAMDEGLRFAIREGGRTVGAGRVTKIVK
- the fusA gene encoding elongation factor G, which codes for MAQDVLTDLNKVRNIGIMAHIDAGKTTTTERILFYTGITYKIGEVHDGAATMDWMEQEQERGITITSAATTCFWNDNQINIIDTPGHVDFTVEVERSLRVLDGAVAVFDGKEGVEPQSEQVWRQADKYDVPRICFVNKMDKLGADFYFTVQTIKDRLGAKPLVIQLPIGAEDTFEGIVDLVEMNAKVWKGETKLGEQYEVVEIPAELKDRAEQYRQELMETVAESDEALLEKFFGGEELSIAEIKGAIRKLTVNSELYPILCGSAFKNKGVQPMLDAVIDYLPTPLDDGGTDGHVPGKEEEIIHRDASATEPFAGLAFKIAVHPFFGKLTYVRVYSGKVDSGAQVINSTKGKKERLGKLFQMHSNKENPVSEAVAGHIYAVIGLKDTTTGDTLCDPQNQIVLESMTFPDPVIQVSIEPKTKSDQEKLGTAIQRLSEEDPTFSVKLDQETGQTVIGGMGELHLDILVDRMRREFKVEANVGKPQVAYRETITKKVEKLEFTHKKQTGGSGQFAKVIIALEPFVGEDGATYEFENKVSGGRVPREYIPSVDAGAQDAMQYGVLAGYPLVNLKVSLLDGAYHDVDSSEMAFKIAGSQALKEAARKAGPVILEPLMAVEVITPEEYMGDVIGDLNSRRGQIQAMEERSGARVVKALVPLSEMFGYIGDLRSKTQGRANYSMVFDSYAEVPANVSKEIIAKATGE